The following coding sequences are from one Saccharomyces eubayanus strain FM1318 chromosome VII, whole genome shotgun sequence window:
- the HGH1 gene encoding Hgh1p has translation MASQLDELVEFLHSPQPAVRQIAIDNLVGFSAGPTSKIFKNDNFRPIKDIIKMIMDPEHGTRVIIQQGVTILVNLSEDSLVRNIILNNDKQFLKFLAWRIVDLTNPNADIMCILLSNLAKDDDILAILNIRRNSSGEEIDDGLKLTALDTSIFKSLKAMDCLMDCFVKGNDRKLTKFANFNYLAYFFADISRFRLGRMYFIEEQEYDLVVPISKLLVFTEKYDAKIRREGVASTIKNSLFDSETHERLLKDENINLLPYILLPIASAKDSEIDEEDMFNLPDELQLLPEDKQRDPIPAIICCHLESILLLCTTNAAREYLRSKSVYPLVRELHKNVEDEDIGELCYRIVNMLMRGEPDAGVVEEMPSKNAEDVEDENDENENEDQDEDEDEDDDEIVEVA, from the coding sequence ATGGCGTCCCAACTAGATGAACTAGTGGAATTTTTACATTCCCCACAACCTGCCGTGAGACAAATTGCTATTGATAATTTGGTTGGATTCAGTGCGGGCCCAACttcaaagattttcaagaatGATAACTTCAGACCTATTAAGGATATCATAAAGATGATTATGGACCCTGAGCATGGTACCCGTGTTATTATTCAGCAAGGTGTTACTATCTTGGTAAACTTGTCTGAGGATAGCTTGGTGAGaaatattatattaaaTAACGATAAACAGTTCCTAAAGTTTTTGGCTTGGAGAATTGTTGATTTGACTAATCCTAACGCTGATATCATGTGCATTTTATTGAGCAATTTAGCAAAGGATGATGATATACTTGccattttgaatattagAAGGAATTCTAGTGGTGAAGAAATCGATGATGGCTTGAAGCTAACAGCTTTGGATACAAGCATATTCAAGAGTCTGAAAGCTATGGACTGTTTGATGGACTGTTTTGTTAAAGGTAATGATAGAAAATTGACAAAGTTCGCTAACTTCAACTATTTAGCCTATTTCTTTGCTGATATTTCCAGATTTAGATTGGGTAGGATGtatttcattgaagaacaagaatatGATCTTGTTGTCCCCATTTCCAAACTGCTAGTCTTTACTGAAAAGTATGATGCAAAGATTAGAAGAGAAGGTGTCGCTTCtacaataaaaaattctttatttgaCTCAGAAACTCATGAAAGACTACtcaaagatgaaaatataaatcTGTTGCCGTACATTTTGTTGCCTATTGCTAGTGCGAAGGATTCCGAaatcgatgaagaagacatgTTTAATTTGCCTGATGAATTACAATTATTGCCAGAAGACAAGCAAAGAGATCCCATTCCTGCCATCATATGCTGCCACTTAGAAAGTATTCTTCTACTGTGTACAACAAATGCCGCCAGAGAGTATTTAAGAAGCAAGTCCGTTTACCCGCTTGTAAGAGAGTTGCACAAAAATGTAGAAGATGAGGATATTGGTGAATTGTGTTATAGAATTGTTAATATGCTAATGAGAGGTGAGCCTGATGCCGGTGTCGTAGAAGAAATGCCATCAAAAAATGCTGAAGATgttgaagacgaaaacgatgaaaatgaaaatgaagatcaggatgaagatgaagatgaagacgacgatgaAATTGTTGAAGTGGCTTAG
- the BUB1 gene encoding protein kinase BUB1 yields the protein MNFDLGSTVRGNDSDKAASSQSKGVTSSQKEQYSQLNQRKIAYEERLLNELEDMDDPLDLFLDYMIWINTNFIEVDSTSGQEVLRNTMERCLVYIQDLETYKNDPRFLKVWIWYVNLFLSSNFRESENTFTYMFKKGIGIKLSLFYEEFSKLLLNAEFFLEAKIMLELGTENNCRPYSRLLRSLSHYEDRLREMNIFENEHSISDSRKRLIERIDYGPVPFFIRKFSTSSLMADDKENQVQPQLLSNIDVRKRAPSIHQDSVTAPGFKAEIGKHEYHEIVDSNYLAGQHLENENKRIPIYPDAKQSSDPIYKLINTPGRKPEKIVYNFNLIYPKNNEEFNIEEILAKSRGSYKMKPKFTTQGARNAENCFDNAAGDKTNKKRKLEVLKEKQQQLPPSQPPTVPKATQIEIFRDDPGSNQGTQNNNKQVLVQTTTSILPLKSVSDGNFAHDTPSKTFLGAHGSRSPTVTAFSKDAMNEVFSMFNQHYSTPGALLDGDDTTTSKFNVFENFTQEFTAKNIEDLTEIKVPEEEPTSQKLSPNIGTPDNSGRVQVSTTHAERGDYMTPIKETTEINALPLNQTTVEQKNTEDWKLRDNTETQGELTNTTVQSSPFLTQPELQENKLPRTESNHNYYSNNGSPPMGAKIYPPPIIENPLSNILRAKILSEISPPLSQYNTFYSYNQELKMSSLLKKIHRVSRNENKNPIVDFKKTGDLYCIRGELGEGGYATVYLAESSQGHLRALKVEKPASVWEYYIMSQVEFRLRKSFILKSIINASALHLFLDESYLVLNYASQGTVLDLINLQREKAMDGNGIMDEYLCMFITVELMKVIEKIHEVGIIHGDLKPDNCMVRLEKRGEPLGAHYMRNGKDGWENKGIYLIDFGRSFDMSLLPPGTKFKTNWQADQQDCWEMRTGKPWSYEADYYGLAGVIHSMLFGKFIETIQLQNGTCKLKNPLKRYWKKEIWGVVFDLLLNSGRVSNQTLPMTEKIVEIRNLIEGHLEQYAKDHLRNVILHVEDELSHLQYKGKPSRRL from the coding sequence ATGAATTTTGATTTGGGTTCAACTGTACGAGGAAATGACTCAGATAAAGCTGCATCTTCACAATCAAAAGGCGTTACCTCATCTCAGAAAGAGCAGTATAGTCAGTTgaatcaaagaaagataGCTTACGAAGAACGACTACTAaatgaattggaagatATGGACGATCCTCTGGATTTGTTTCTGGACTATATGATATGGATCAATACAAACTTTATTGAAGTTGATTCAACATCAGGTCAAGAAGTTCTTCGAAATACAATGGAAAGATGTTTGGTTTATATACAGGATTTGGAAACCTACAAGAACGATCCCAGGTTTTTAAAAGTTTGGATCTGGTACGTCAATTTGTTCCTGAGCAGTAACTTTCGCGAATCTGAAAATACATTTACGTATATGTTTAAGAAAGGAATCGGAATTAAGCTCTCGCTGTTTTATGAAGAGTTTTCTAAGCTATTACTTAATGctgaattttttctagAAGCTAAAATAATGTTAGAACTGGGCACTGAAAACAATTGCCGGCCTTATAGTAGATTATTAAGGTCACTAAGCCACTATGAAGACAGACTCCGAgaaatgaatatttttgaaaacgaaCACAGCATATcagattcaagaaaaagactGATAGAAAGAATAGACTATGGACCGGtgccatttttcattcgcaaattttcaacttcatcatTGATGGCTGATGATAAGGAGAACCAGGTCCAACCCCAATTGCTGTCTAATATAGATGTCCGTAAGCGTGCTCCCAGTATACACCAAGACTCTGTTACCGCTCCTGGTTTTAAAGCTGAAATCGGAAAGCATGAATATCATGAAATAGTCGACAGTAATTACTTGGCCGGCCAACATTTAGAAAATGAGAATAAGAGAATACCTATATATCCGGATGCAAAGCAATCTAGTGATCCAATCTACAAACTGATTAATACTCCTGGAAGGAAACCCGAGAAAATAGTTTATAACTTTAACCTCATATACCCCAAGAACAACGAAGAATTTAACATTGAAGAAATACTGGCCAAATCAAGAGGTTCTTATAAGATGAAGCCCAAATTCACTACTCAAGGTGCGAGGAATGCTGAAAATTGTTTCGATAATGCTGCCGGTGATAAAACTAACAAGAAGCGGAAACTGGAAGTGCTGAAAGAGAAGCAACAGCAATTACCACCATCCCAGCCACCTACTGTACCGAAAGCCACAcagattgaaattttcaggGATGACCCTGGTTCTAATCAAGGTACgcaaaataataataaacaagTACTAGTGCAAACCACAACTTCCATTTTACCTCTAAAGTCCGTGTCTGATGGAAATTTCGCACATGACACACCAAGTAAGACTTTCTTAGGCGCCCATGGTTCACGTTCGCCGACCGTAACcgccttttcaaaagacgCCATGAACGAGGTATTTTCCATGTTCAATCAACACTATTCTACCCCAGGTGCATTATTAGATGGTGATGATACCACAACAAGTAAATTCAATGTTTTCGAAAACTTTACCCAAGAATTTACAGCCAAGAATATTGAGGATTTGACTGAAATAAAGGTTCCCGAAGAAGAGCCGACGTCACAGAAACTATCGCCAAATATTGGAACTCCTGACAATTCTGGAAGAGTACAAGTCAGCACGACACACGCAGAAAGAGGGGACTATATGACGCCCATAAAGGAAACGACTGAAATAAATGCGCTACCTCTAAACCAGACAACTGTTGAACAAAAGAACACAGAAGATTGGAAATTGAGAGATAATACGGAAACACAAGGTGAGTTGACAAACACAACCGTCCAGAGCTCCCCATTTCTCACACAGCCTGAGCTACAAGAGAACAAGCTTCCTCGAACCGAAAGTAACCATAATTATTACTCAAACAACGGTTCTCCTCCTATGGGAGCAAAAATCTATCCTCCCCCTATTATTGAGAATCCTCTTAGCAATATTTTGAGAGCGAAGATTCTATCTGAAATTTCACCTCCTCTATCTCAATACAACACTTTTTACAGCTACAATCAGGAATTAAAAATGAGTTCtttactgaaaaaaattcatagGGTTTCTCGTAATGAGAACAAGAACCCCATTGtcgatttcaaaaaaacaggGGACTTATACTGTATACGTGGAGAGTTAGGTGAAGGAGGCTATGCCACTGTCTACCTAGCAGAATCTAGTCAAGGACACTTACGAGCAttaaaagtagaaaaacCAGCAAGTGTATGGGAATATTACATAATGAGCCAAGTGGAATTTAGGCTGAGAAAAAGTTTCATTTTAAAGTCGATAATCAATGCCAGTGCTTTACACCTGTTCCTCGATGAAAGTTACCTTGTTTTAAACTATGCCAGCCAAGGTACAGTTTTAGATTTGATCAATTTGCAACGAGAAAAGGCAATGGATGGAAATGGAATAATGGATGAATATTTGTGTATGTTTATCACTGTTGAACTAATGAAAGTGATCGAGAAGATACACGAAGTAGGGATAATACATGGTGACCTAAAACCAGATAATTGCATGGTCAGGTTAGAAAAGCGTGGCGAACCCTTAGGGGCTCATTACATGCGTAATGGGAAAGATGGATGGGAAAACAAAGGAATTTATTTAATTGATTTTGGTAGATCATTCGACATGTCCTTATTACCGCCTGGAACTAAATTCAAGACAAATTGGCAAGCTGATCAGCAAGACTGTTGGGAAATGCGAACAGGTAAACCGTGGAGTTACGAAGCTGATTATTACGGATTAGCTGGTGTCATACATTCGATGCTTTTCGGAAAGTTCATAGAAACGATTCAACTTCAAAATGGAACATGCAAACTAAAAAATCCACTCAAAAGGTACtggaaaaaggaaatatggggtgttgtttttgatttattgtTAAACAGTGGTAGAGTTTCCAACCAAACTTTACCAATGACTGAAAAGATTGTTGAGATAAGAAATCTGATAGAAGGCCATCTGGAACAGTACGCAAAAGATCACTTAAGAAATGTTATACTCCATGTCGAAGATGAACTATCGCATTTACAATATAAGGGGAAACCCTCAAGAAGGCTCTAA
- the HIP1 gene encoding histidine permease has product MPKNPLKKEYWTGVVDGFKPSTSTGSENEKDSSAFVTEQNSKTDSAFPLSPKDSAGVNQTTNDVTSSERFRGGDDVQQEDINNTNLSKELSVRHLLTLAVGGAIGTGLFVNTGAALSTGGPASLVIDWVIISTCLFTVINSLGELSAAFPVVGGFNVYSMRFVEPSFAFAVNLNYLAQWLVLLPLELVAASITIRYWNDKINSDAWVAIFYAAIAMANMLDVKSFGETEFVLSMIKILAIIGFTILGIVLSCGGGPHGGYIGGKYWNDPGAFVGHDSGTKFKGLCSVFVTAAFSYSGIEMTAVSAAESKNPRETIPKAAKRTFWLITISYVTILTLIGCLVPSNDPRLLNGSSSVDAASSPLVIAIENGRIKGLPSLMNAIILIAVVSVANSAVYACSRCMVAMAHIGNLPKFLRRVDKRGRPINAIVLTLFFGLLSFVAASDKQAEVFTWLSALSGLSTIFCWMAINLSHIRFRQAMKFQERSLDELPFISQTGVWGSIYGFVVLFLVLIASFWTSMFPIGGSGASAESFFEGYLSFPILIVCYFGHKIYTRDWRLFVKLEDMDLDTGRKQVDLNLRREEMKIEQETLAKRSFMTRFLSVWC; this is encoded by the coding sequence ATGCCCAAGAACCCATTAAAGAAGGAATATTGGACAGGTGTGGTCGATGGATTCAAGCCAAGTACTTCAACAGGCTCCGAAAATGAGAAGGACTCAAGTGCGTTCGTAACAGAACAAAACTCCAAAACTGATTCAGCATTTCCATTAAGCCCTAAAGACTCGGCTGGCGTAAATCAAACTACAAACGATGTCACATCATCGGAACGCTTCCGTGGTGGTGATGACGtacaacaagaagatatCAACAACACCAACTTAAGCAAAGAGCTATCTGTGAGACATCTTTTGACCTTAGCCGTCGGTGGTGCCATAGGTACAGGTTTATTCGTGAACACAGGTGCTGCTTTATCCACAGGTGGCCCGGCCAGTTTAGTCATTGATTGGGTTATTATTAGTACATGTCTTTTCACTGTGATAAACTCTCTTGGTGAATTGTCTGCTGCTTTTCCGGTTGTCGGTGGGTTCAATGTTTACAGTATGAGGTTTGTTGAACCTTCGTTTGCGTTTGCCGTTAACTTGAATTATCTGGCTCAATGGTTGGTTCTATTGCCATTGGAACTGGTGGCTGCCTCTATTACTATTAGATACTGGAATGACAAAATCAACTCAGATGCCTGGGTTGCTATCTTTTATGCTGCCATTGCCATGGCTAATATGTTGGATGTTAAGTCATTTGGTGAAACTGAATTCGTATTATCGATGATCAAGATTTTAGCTATTATTGGGTTTACCATCTTAGGTATCGTTCTATCCTGTGGTGGTGGACCTCATGGAGGCTATATTGGTGGCAAATACTGGAATGACCCGGGTGCATTTGTAGGGCACGACTCAGGGACCAAATTCAAGGGTTTGTGTTCTGTTTTTGTCACTGCTGCATTCTCTTACTCCGGTATTGAAATGACAGCCGTTTCTGCTGCCGAAAGTAAAAACCCTAGAGAAACTATACCAAAGGCAGCAAAGAGAACATTTTGGTTGATTACTATCTCATATGTGACTATTTTGACTTTGATTGGTTGTTTGGTTCCATCCAATGATCCTAGATTACTAAATGGTTCTAGTTCGGTGGATGCTGCATCCTCCCCTCTGGTCATTGCGATTGAAAATGGGCGTATTAAAGGGTTACCATCATTGATGAACGCCATTATTTTAATCGCTGTCGTTTCTGTGGCCAATAGTGCTGTCTATGCGTGTTCAAGGTGTATGGTGGCCATGGCCCATATCGGtaatttaccaaaatttttgagaCGTGTTGATAAGAGAGGTAGACCTATCAATGCTATTGTGTTAACTTTGTTTTTCGGTTTGCTTTCGTTTGTGGCTGCAAGCGATAAACAAGCTGAGGTCTTTACCTGGCTGAGTGCTTTATCAGGACTATCAACAATTTTCTGTTGGATGGCCATTAATCTCTCTCACATTAGATTCCGTCAAGCCatgaaatttcaagaaagatCCTTGGACGAATTACCATTCATTTCTCAAACCGGTGTTTGGGGATCTATATACGGTTTCGTCGTTTTGTTCCTAGTTTTGATAGCGTCTTTCTGGACTTCTATGTTCCCAATCGGCGGTTCAGGCGCTAGCGCAGaatctttctttgaaggcTACTTATCGTTTCCAATTTTGATTGTCTGCTACTTTGGACATAAAATATACACTCGTGACTGGAGATTATTCGTGAAATTAGAAGACATGGATCTCGACACTGGTAGAAAACAGGTGGATTTAAATCTTCGTAGGGAAGAAATGAAGATTGAGCAAGAAACATTAGCAAAGCGCTCTTTTATGACAAGATTCTTGAGCGTCTGGTGTTGA
- the CRH1 gene encoding transglycosylase: MKLLDIISVLGTSSLLSKLAAADSTTTTDSTPTDSSCNPLKTTGCSADTALATSFSEDFSSSSKWFTDLKHAGEIEYGKDGLSMTLAKRYDNPSLKSNFYLMYGKVEVIMKAASGTGIVSSFYLQSDDLDEIDIEWVGSDNTQFQSNFFSKGDTTTYDRGQFHGVDAPTDKFHNYTLDWAMDQTTWYLDGESVRVLSNTSSEGYPQSPMYLMMGIWAGGDPSNAPGTIEWAGGETNYADAPFTMYIEKVIVTDYSTGKQYTYGDQSGSWESIKVEDGSVYGRYEQAQEDFAALANGGSVSSSSATSSATSSSATSSSASSSATSSAKSSSTSSSATSSSAKSSSVESSSATSSSATSSSATSSSATSSSATSVSSSSSVSSSNKQSSTSTKKSVTPSTATVSTISSTSAPTSSRSTVAPTTQQSSASEEEEKGGVATSSNNASTSSATQRSSEQSSAVETSTSETRSISTVQTANGANFAQSLPREGKLFSLFVTALLALF; encoded by the coding sequence ATGAAACTGCTCGATATAATATCGGTACTCGGTACCTCTTCGTTGTTGTCCAAATTGGCTGCCGCCGACAGTACAACTACTACTGACAGTACACCTACTGACAGTTCGTGCAACCCACTAAAAACTACAGGCTGTTCAGCAGATACTGCCCTAGCAACCAGTTTCAGTGAagatttttcatcttcatccaaATGGTTTACTGATTTGAAGCATGCAGGTGAAATCGAATACGGTAAGGATGGTTTGTCCATGACGCTGGCCAAAAGGTACGATAACCCAAGTCTGAAATCTAATTTTTACCTTATGTACGGTAAGGTGGAAGTCATCATGAAAGCTGCGAGTGGTACCGGTATAGTTTCATCATTCTATCTACAAAGTGACGATTTAGACGAAATCGATATCGAATGGGTAGGTAGTGACAATACTCAATTCCAATCGAACTTCTTTTCCAAGGGTGATACCACAACATATGACAGAGGCCAATTCCACGGTGTCGATGCTCCTACTGATAAATTCCACAACTACACTCTAGATTGGGCCATGGACCAAACGACCTGGTACCTAGACGGGGAATCTGTCAGAGTCCTATCAAACACATCGAGTGAAGGTTACCCACAATCCCCAATGTACCTAATGATGGGTATCTGGGCTGGTGGTGACCCATCCAACGCTCCTGGTACCATTGAATGGGCTGGCGGTGAAACCAACTATGCTGACGCTCCATTTACTATGTACATTGAAAAGGTCATTGTCACTGACTATTCCACAGGTAAACAGTACACTTATGGTGACCAGTCTGGTTCTTGGGAATCTATTAAGGTCGAAGACGGTTCTGTTTACGGTAGATATGAGCAGGCGCAAGAGGATTTCGCTGCTTTAGCTAACGGCGGTAGTGTTTCCAGCTCTTCAGCTACATCATCCGCTACATCATCTTCAGCTACGTCATCATCCGCTTCATCTTCGGCTACATCATCAGCCAAATCGTCATCCACTTCATCTTCAGCTACATCATCTTCAGCCAAATCATCGTCCGTTGAATCATCATCCGCTACATCATCATCCGCTACTTCATCATCCGCTACTTCATCATCCGCTACTTCATCATCCGCTACATccgtttcttcttcaagttcCGTTAGTTCTTCCAACAAGCAATCCTCAACTTCAACCAAAAAATCAGTTACTCCCTCGACTGCAACTGTCTCCACCATTTCTTCTACCAGCGCCCCAACTTCCAGTAGATCCACAGTCGCTCCAACTACCCAACAATCTTCCGcatctgaagaagaagaaaagggcGGTGTAGCAACATCAAGTAACAATGCATCAACCAGTTCAGCTACCCAAAGATCTAGTGAACAATCATCCGCAGTTGAAACCTCTACCTCCGAAACTAGGTCTATTAGCACTGTTCAAACCGCTAACGGTGCTAATTTTGCTCAAAGCCTACCAAGAGAGGGAAAACTTTTCTCTCTATTTGTAACAGCTTTATTGGCTTTATTCTGA
- the TDH3 gene encoding glyceraldehyde-3-phosphate dehydrogenase (phosphorylating) TDH3, whose amino-acid sequence MVRVAINGFGRIGRLVMRIALQRKNVEVVALNDPFITNDYAAYMFKYDSTHGRYAGEVSHDDKHIIVDGQKIATFQERDPANLPWGSLKIDIAIDSTGVFKELDTAQKHIDAGAKKVVITAPSSTAPMFVMGVNEDKYTSDLKIVSNASCTTNCLAPLAKVINDAFGIEEGLMTTVHSMTATQKTVDGPSHKDWRGGRTASGNIIPSSTGAAKAVGKVLPELQGKLTGMAFRVPTVDVSVVDLTVKLNKETTYDEIKKVVKAASEGKMKGVLGYTEDAVVSSDFLGDANSSIFDAAAGIQLSPKFVKLVSWYDNEYGYSTRVVDLVEHVARA is encoded by the coding sequence ATGGTTAGAGTTGCTATTAACGGTTTCGGTAGAATCGGTAGATTGGTCATGAGAATTGctttgcaaagaaagaacgTCGAAGTTGTTGCTTTGAACGATCCTTTCATCACCAACGACTACGCTGCTTACATGTTCAAGTACGACTCTACTCACGGTAGATACGCTGGTGAAGTCTCCCACGATGACAAACACATCATCGTCGATGGCCAAAAGATTGCTACTTTCCAAGAAAGAGACCCAGCTAACTTGCCATGGGGTTCTCTAAAGATTGACATCGCCATTGACTCCACTGGTGTTTTCAAGGAATTGGACACTGCTCAAAAGCACATTGACGCTGGTGCCAAGAAGGTTGTCATCACTGCTCCATCTTCCACCGCCCCAATGTTCGTTATGGGTGTTAACGAAGACAAATACACTTCTGACTTGAAGATTGTCTCCAACGCTTCCTGTACCACTAACTGTTTGGCTCCATTGGCCAAGGTTATCAACGATGCTTTCGGTATTGAAGAAGGTTTGATGACCACTGTCCACTCCATGACCGCCACTCAAAAGACTGTCGATGGTCCATCCCACAAGGACTGGAGAGGTGGTAGAACCGCTTCCGGTAACATCATCCCATCCTCCACCGGTGCCGCCAAGGCTGTCGGTAAGGTCTTGCCTGAATTGCAAGGTAAGTTGACCGGTATGGCTTTCAGAGTCCCAACCGTCGATGTCTCCGTTGTTGACTTGACTGTTAAGTTGAACAAGGAAACCACCTACGATGAAATCAAGAAGGTTGTCAAGGCTGCCTCTGAAGGTAAGATGAAGGGTGTTTTGGGTTACACTGAAGACGCTGTTGTCTCCTCTGACTTCTTGGGTGACGCTAACTCTTCCATCTTCGATGCTGCCGCTGGTATCCAATTGTCTCCAAAGTTCGTCAAGTTGGTCTCCTGGTACGATAACGAATACGGTTACTCTACCAGAGTTGTCGACTTGGTTGAACACGTTGCCAGAGCTTAA
- the PDX1 gene encoding Pdx1p, with product MLSAISRVSTLKPCTRYLARCNYHASARLFAAKPFCMPAMSPTMEKGGIVSWRYKVGEPFNAGDVILEVETDKSQIDVEALDDGKFAKIIRDEGSKDINVGEPIAYIADVDDDLATITLPQDKADTKKPKQSTSKMPTPEKKEAGNQQRNEPTKKETKRTNDSQASPEQTFLPSVSLLLAENGISKQKALKEIIPSGFGGRLLKGDVLAYLGKIPQDSVTKITEFIKKSERLDLSNIKPIQLKPQENEQAQKKVPGKQEIPPLQFEEQLVFHAPVSVPFEKLRESLNTFMKEAYQFTHEEPLTDANSKYFDPVFEDLVTLNPREPRFEFSYGFIQIPKANNTQDAYGQEDIFDLLTGADANVSSEKSVEKDSFSGKNEYLLTLNVNVNNKKFNDAEAKAERFVDYVRELESF from the coding sequence ATGCTAAGCGCAATATCCAGAGTCTCCACTTTGAAGCCATGTACGAGATATTTAGCCAGATGCAATTACCACGCATCCGCTAGACTGTTTGCAGCAAAGCCGTTTTGCATGCCCGCAATGTCCCCCACTATGGAAAAGGGCGGAATTGTGTCTTGGAGATATAAAGTCGGTGAACCATTCAATGCGGGCGATGTGATACTAGAGGTTGAAACTGATAAATCTCAAATCGATGTAGAGGCACTGGACGACGGTAAGTTCGCCAAAATCATAAGAGATGAAGGCTCCAAAGATATTAATGTTGGTGAACCTATTGCCTATATCGCCGATGTGGATGACGATCTAGCTACCATAACACTGCCCCAGGACAAAGCTGATAcgaaaaaaccaaaacaatcCACTAGTAAAATGCCAACcccagaaaaaaaagaggcaGGAAACCAACAGCGCAATGAACCTacgaaaaaagaaacgaagaGAACTAACGATAGCCAGGCCAGTCCCGAACAGACCTTCCTACCATCAGTATCATTACTACTCGCAGAAAATGGTATATCCAAACAAAAGGCCTTGAAGGAAATTATTCCATCCGGATTCGGCGGTAGATTGTTGAAAGGTGATGTGCTAGCATATCTAGGGAAAATACCACAAGATTCAGTCACCAAGATAACagaattcatcaaaaaGAGTGAACGTCTCGATTTATCGAACATCAAACCTATACAACTCAAGCCCCAGGAAAATGAACAAGcccaaaagaaagttcCTGGCAAACAGGAAATCCCACCCTTACAATTCGAAGAGCAGTTGGTGTTCCATGCTCCAGTTTCTGTTccctttgaaaaactgCGTGAGTCACTTAACACTTTCATGAAGGAGGCTTACCAGTTTACTCATGAAGAACCACTAACAGACGCAAATTCTAAATATTTTGATCCTGTCTTCGAGGATCTTGTCACGTTGAACCCAAGAGAAccaagatttgaattttcctACGGTTTCATTCAGATCCCCAAGGCGAACAACACGCAGGATGCTTACGGACAAGAGGATATATTCGATCTCCTAACAGGCGCAGATGCCAACGTCTCATCAGAGAAATCCGTCGAAAAGGACTCCTTTTCCGGAAAGAACGAATACTTGCTAACCTTAAATGTTAATGTcaataacaagaaatttAATGACGCCGAGGCCAAGGCAGAAAGATTCGTTGACTACGTAAGAGAACTGGAATCATTTTAG